Genomic window (Gammaproteobacteria bacterium):
GCCGCACTCGGAGATGATCGCCAAGGTCGAGATTGCTGGACCCGGCTTCATCAATTTCTTTCTGACACCGGCTGCGTTTCAGATTATCGTAGGCGAGATTCTCGATCGCGGTGAGGCGTATGGGTTGGGCACGTCGGGACAGGGGAAACCGGTGCAGATCGAGTTCGTCTCGGCCAATCCCAACGGCCCGCTGCACGTCGGCCACGGGCGTGGCGCGGCCATCGGCAGTGCGCTGGCCAATCTGCTGGAGGCCGCCGGTTACAAGGTCTATCGCGAATATTATGTCAATGACGCCGGGCGGCAGATGGATATCCTCACGGTCAGCATCTGGCTGCGTTATCTGGAGCTGCTCGGCGAACCGGTGACGTTTCCCGCCAACGGTTACAAGGGCGATTACGTATTCGACATTGCCCGCGCACTGCATGATGAATACCGCGACGCATTGCGCCACCCGGTGAGCGAGGTGACGAAAGATCTGCCTCCCGACGCCGCACCGGACGGGGGCGGCGACAAGGAGGCGCACATAGACGCGCTGATTCTGCGCGCCAAGATTTTGTTGGGAGATGAGACCTACCGCACGATCTTCGATCGCGGCCTCGACACCATTCTCGCCGACATCCGTGACGATCTCGCCGAGTTCGGAGTCAGTTACGATAACTGGTTCTCCGAACGCTCGCTCACCGACAGTGGCGCGGTGGATCGGGCCGTCGAGCGCCTGAAGGAGAGCGGTCACCTCTACGAATGGAACGGCGCATGGTGGTTTCGCACCACCGACTACGGCGATGAGAAAGACCGTGTCGTGGTGCGTGAGAACGGCCAGCCGACCTATTTTGCCTCCGACATCGCCTATCATCTGACCAAACTCGAACGCGGCTTTGAGCGTATGGTGAATGTCTGGGGCGCGGATCATCACGGCTATATCCCGCGCGTCAAGGCGGCGCTCGCGGCGCTCGGCGCCGATCCCGTGTGTCTGGAAGTGGTGCTGGTGCAGTTTGCGATTTTGTATCGCGGCGGCGAGCGCGCGCAGATGTCCACCCGCTCGGGCGAGTTCGTGACCCTGCGCGAGCTACGCAACGAGGTCGGCAGCGACGCGGCGCGGTTTTTTTATGTGATGCGCAAGAGCGACCAGCACCTGGATTTTGATCTGGATCTCGCCAAGTCGCAGAGCAACGACAATCCGGTATATTATTTACAGTACGCCCACGCGCGCATTTGCAGCGTGCTGCGTCTGGCCGAGGAGCGCGGCCAAAGTTGGGATGAAACACAAGGCCGGGCGCATTTGCATCTGCTCACGGAGCCGCACGAGCAGAATTTGTTGACGACCTTATCGCGTTATCCGGAGGTCATCGAGGCTGCGGCAGAGGCCCATGAACCCCACCAGATCGCCTATTATCTCAAGGAGCTGGCCACGGACTTCCACACCTATTACAACGCACACATCTTTTTGGTGGACGATGCCGCTCTGCGCAATGCGCGTCTCGCGCTGCTCGCGGCAACGCGGCAGGTGTTGCGCAACGGGCTGGCGCTGTTGGGCGTCAGCGCGCCGCAGGCGATGTAGTGGCGCGCGATTATAAAAACGCGGGGCGCGGCAGACCCGCGCCGCAGACACCCGGCTGGGTGTGGCTGCTGGCAGGGCTGCTGATGGGCCTTACGGTCGCCCTGCTTGTGTATCTGGGTGGATACAATATCTCTGAGCTCAGGAACAGCCGTACCACGCCCGTGCAAACAGAGGGAAGTCTCCCAACCGATGCGCGCAGCGTGAGCAAGCCGTCCCAACCTCAACCTCTGCCCGAAACGCCGGCGGCGGCCAAGCCGCGCTTCGATTTTTACACCATCCTGCCGGAGATGGAGGTCGCCGTCCCTGAACAAGAGACGGCCGCCTCCACACCTAAATCGGCGTCCAATTTAAGTGGGGAGGCGCAGGGCGAAGGCGCTGCCCCGGTTGATAAGCCGGGCGCCTATATCCTGCAGGCGGGCTCGTTCCGCAGCCTCGAGGAGGCGGACAA
Coding sequences:
- a CDS encoding arginine--tRNA ligase; this translates as MKHSIQTLLSLAISRLQADGLLPGNLEVWAEVERARDKQHGDFASTVALGLAKVARRKPRELAELIAGRLPHSEMIAKVEIAGPGFINFFLTPAAFQIIVGEILDRGEAYGLGTSGQGKPVQIEFVSANPNGPLHVGHGRGAAIGSALANLLEAAGYKVYREYYVNDAGRQMDILTVSIWLRYLELLGEPVTFPANGYKGDYVFDIARALHDEYRDALRHPVSEVTKDLPPDAAPDGGGDKEAHIDALILRAKILLGDETYRTIFDRGLDTILADIRDDLAEFGVSYDNWFSERSLTDSGAVDRAVERLKESGHLYEWNGAWWFRTTDYGDEKDRVVVRENGQPTYFASDIAYHLTKLERGFERMVNVWGADHHGYIPRVKAALAALGADPVCLEVVLVQFAILYRGGERAQMSTRSGEFVTLRELRNEVGSDAARFFYVMRKSDQHLDFDLDLAKSQSNDNPVYYLQYAHARICSVLRLAEERGQSWDETQGRAHLHLLTEPHEQNLLTTLSRYPEVIEAAAEAHEPHQIAYYLKELATDFHTYYNAHIFLVDDAALRNARLALLAATRQVLRNGLALLGVSAPQAM
- a CDS encoding SPOR domain-containing protein, whose translation is MGLTVALLVYLGGYNISELRNSRTTPVQTEGSLPTDARSVSKPSQPQPLPETPAAAKPRFDFYTILPEMEVAVPEQETAASTPKSASNLSGEAQGEGAAPVDKPGAYILQAGSFRSLEEADKLKASLVLLGVEAGIQTVTVNNKDTWHRVQIGPYNDLAEVNQIRARLKQNNIEVVLLKVRS